Below is a genomic region from Syntrophorhabdus sp..
GCGATGGAGGCGATGATGAGGCTGAAGACGCGGGAGAGGGCCTCGACGACGCGTTTGCCGAGGAGTTTGAGGATGAAGCCGGAGAAGTGGAGGACGGCCCAGCAGATGATGATGTTGAGGACGAGGGAGATGAGGTAGTAATAGAAAGGGTACTGGTTCCATATGATCATGGAGGTGGCGAGGACGGCGGGGCCTGCGAGAAGGGGTATCCCCAGCGGCACAACGCCGAAGAACTCGTTCTCTCCGGCGGGCTCGGAACGGCCCTGGATAAGGTCCCTGATGGCGGTTATGAAGATGACGATGCCGCCGGCAATGAGGAAGTCCTGCATGGATATCCCGAGATAGGTCATGACCCTGTTGCCGACGATGACGAAGATGAGGGATATGGTGAATGCCGTGAAGAGGGAGTCCCTGAGGTGCCGTGTTCTTCTGG
It encodes:
- a CDS encoding MarC family protein — translated: MIDTFLLSFIPLFVAFDVLGVLPLYIRFTASMDSARRTRHLRDSLFTAFTISLIFVIVGNRVMTYLGISMQDFLIAGGIVIFITAIRDLIQGRSEPAGENEFFGVVPLGIPLLAGPAVLATSMIIWNQYPFYYYLISLVLNIIICWAVLHFSGFILKLLGKRVVEALSRVFSLIIASIA